In the genome of Sardina pilchardus chromosome 17, fSarPil1.1, whole genome shotgun sequence, the window tctctttcgtcttcgccttgacgttgacaataatagcctattcacggaaatgcggtcttgtaaccgtagcctaatgaattcatgaattaatctaaggttgcctttcgagtagcctatttcaggttgaattgaaggctatttccttctgataggcctataggtttctaaaaccattttcattcatttcaacaatggtttattgaaacgtcgtttgattaatttcgccagtcatcactttcattttaaggatataggatgaacaaagtctatggatttgctatccagtagcctaataattaggctatgtgccacgtccgatttcgcaagtggtgtagtaggctacatttaaaaacagacagccgcctgtgagatccatttcatgaagagcattattgtcttgtgcgatcattccccctcccccacactcgtctaaccaggtcactacattatagcctatatgcggcactgagcacgacacgacacttgagcccgaaactatgtcaatgtaaaaatgtgtgtgagtgcgcgctgaaccacgaattaacatattaacttttcttttcagcagacatcgcaaacataaaaagaatctcaaaacaggaagtttttcgtttcttttaataaatcaatgcattttcttttgatgggttccggagaggttcttcgactaggtttcgaaccccggtcgctggcatacgatacctatgcatcaaccacttgcgccacagctggatgtgaacttcaataggctttattcgggaaatgtacttgaaacgtcgccggttaaaatgaacaagcctccgttttaaaatagcttacacatttctaagtattcctagcatgtaaatgttgccaaaatgtccatcttgtccatctctttcgtcttcgccttgacgttgacaataatagcctattcacggaaatgcggtcttgtaaccgtaatgaattcatgaattaatctaaggttgcctttcgagtagcctatttcaggttgaattgaaggaaatagtccttctgataggcctataggtttctaaaaccattttcattcatttcaacaatggtttattgaaacgtcgtttgattaatttcgccaatcactttcattttaatgattaaatgagacggatatgcggagcatttctctccctctccgttgaccaaaacgttgctctggcatctctgctggactgactgagttataggctacgtcgagtgagagagctgtgaggtaggctgtaaacattcgaaaactcgggcggtctatgttgcccccttgcggttgcagttttcccgatgcttcgggagtcccgatgtgcgggaatgaaaggagcattctcaacccgtaccatctgcactgcactggtggtttacttgcatgactgtttattcaggcagtaaCTTCCAAAAGTTTTCCtttcgcagccatcttgaatttagtcactgggtgttgtggagtgcatggaaaAATGTGGTATATATGAATTAATGAAGTTCTCCATTTGGAGTTGTAGATAAAAACATTCTGTCTGTTTACAATAAATATCCTGTCTCAgccatctctttttttctcttcttacACATTCCCGCCACATTATCGCCTGATCTGGCTTCAGAGAAgtcaaaaataaacatttttaacTTCCCTGATCACTGTATTGATATTGGTCATGTCTTGGGGCACGTTGCCAGGAGTGTCTGTGAAtgcttgttgttgatgatgtatGATGGCGATTGTGGTTATGGTTACATGATTTAGTAGACCCTTTTATCCGAAGAAACttacaaataataacaatacgATAGTTAAACATTAACAGTGAAAAGTTGTTTAAAATGTTGGTATCTACTTAATTTATTCTAATTCTAATTAAGATCTAAATCTTAATGTTAAGATTAAGTCAATTAAGTCATTTGTGTAATTCCTGAACATAAGAAATGTCATAACTGATgaatgcttatttatgagtacatggcaataaacttgaacttgaacttgctCAGTTATACTGCTAGACTCCATAGGGGTTTGTATTCTGTAAATAAAatcagttattttttttaaattccatATTTCTACCACATTCTCATACAACCTTTAGCCATGTGGCAGTATAATcatcagtcagaacaaacatatcGGACGAGAGAAATAAATCATATTAAAATAATTGCCAGGGGTATGAATGAACCGTTAACAAGCCACTTCTTACCTGcttgtagtaaattctgcagcccccccaatctaaagcgagagctatgtaactaacagttaacaagccTAATGTTCTATCTTTAAATCTTTAAAGCGGTTaagccaggggtcggcaacccaaaatgttcaaagagccattttggaccaaaaaaacaaaagaacaaatctgtctggagccgcaaaaaatgaaaagccttatgtaagccttatatgaaggcaacacaggctgtaagtgtatattatctatattagcctactatcaaaatgactaagtaggctacaacgaggctacataatgagctttcatgattaaatgtttttccctgcagcgcatctcggggagaatgacacaccacgtgactactccgctgtaTATGCCgttttaagttcaacttcgtgtaatcaccatccgtgaactgttgttttccacgttttaatatctctcaggttgcaacaaaatttctccagaagtaggctactgcaatcaaactttttctctcagtcccaactaagtcggctgcaaatgtagcatgccttccctgaaaatgtctttctaaatgtctctctctttgttgttcaccaacttctcattacaaggcaaacatgcaggcaatccttccgcaatggcaatgaaagcaaatgattcggtccattctgccttaaattctctgatctcatcggctatctttctctttttccctttgggatccatggcatggcccatgctgacacacccgccggtttgtttacaaaggtttacagccacctgcctggcacggcgccgccctgaaacatgtgtcgcaggctatcaaatcttcgttgacagaaatgttgaactttaatatttattatgcacatttttacaacattggaaaacgttaagaatgtttctcctcatacagaaaccatattaaaacaaacaaacaaaaatccccccattcatacatttttgaagacgctccagggagccaccagcttggcgctaaagagccgcatgcggccgACCCCTGGGTTAAGCTGTGAGAAATGCACCTTTAAAATAGCTGCATatggtgggattcgaacccgcGCCGCCTGCATAGCACTGCAAGCCTTATCCAACTGAGCTATGTTCATGTAGCTACATTGTTGAGAAATTGTAATTGTTTCATACCAATTACTCTAGGCTActctttttacaaatatgtttcTGATGGTGATGACGTTCAAAGtcgcacacatagacaaacagttTCCGATGCCACATCTTATATGCATTCACTGAACTGAAACACCATCAgaaacatatttgtaaaaagagTGATTGGTTTGATATAAAACATCAGCGGGAATTAGAAACAAGTAAAACAGTTCCACAGAATGAACCCACATCAACATAGCTCAGCCAGATACAGCTTGCAATGCGATGCAGGTGGCCCAGGTTCGCCTCCCATCATGTGCAACTATTTTAGAAGTGCATTTCTCGGGGGACTTCCGGTGAGCCACGCTGCGAAATGGTCTTGCCACACTGAGCTCCTGCCACATTTTCCCCTTTTTTGACGCTTATTACTTTGAAAGTGTAGTTTTGACTTCAGACACCATACCCGAACTTCTCTGAACGATGCCGAACAAAAATCCTGCAAGTTCTCcacaaaaacagcaagaaatTGTCAACAAACGCTTTAAAGCTAGTTTGCCACACGAGGACATAGCATTGCTAATCAAACAGACAGTGGAGACAGAACGAGAGACTCTGCGTGAGGTGGTAGGTTCCATGCTAACTGTGACTCTAGACAAAGCACTGTCGCCTCTTAGCGCTTGTATCTCCGAAAACGGAGCCCTGCTACGTTCGCTTCAAGACAACATCGATTGCCAAGCAGCTAAAATTGAGACGCTAACCACTAAAGTAGATGGCCTCCAAGGCTCTGTTCGCCAAGTGAAAAGAGAAGCAAACCACTGCATAACTGAACTGAGCAAACTGCAACTAAAGACTGACGAGCTGGAAGACAGAGGTAGACGAAACAACATCCGAATCGTGAACTTGCCTGTGGGAGTGGAGGGCGAAGATGCTGCTGGGTACCTGAAAACCATGCTGCCTGTATGGATCCCTGACTTAGCAAAGACG includes:
- the LOC134062095 gene encoding uncharacterized protein LOC134062095, with translation MPNKNPASSPQKQQEIVNKRFKASLPHEDIALLIKQTVETERETLREVVGSMLTVTLDKALSPLSACISENGALLRSLQDNIDCQAAKIETLTTKVDGLQGSVRQVKREANHCITELSKLQLKTDELEDRGRRNNIRIVNLPVGVEGEDAAGYLKTMLPVWIPDLAKTATLPLEIDRAHRVYTKSSQANTMIFRLLRYPDRQAILQGARKAKPPLPNGPKLEFYADYFAGTAQRRSAFKGLRARCRQMGIDTFLIYPAILRIKINV